The Neospora caninum Liverpool complete genome, chromosome X genome includes a region encoding these proteins:
- a CDS encoding putative F-box domain-containing protein, with translation MEREDGSPSRFSLDVKTEALRCHRKRELEADPRPGRQPGSADEPATEPKGLPPSPCPSRVSADEKGEKKPRRLREELLSSPRLQAPAPRREGVRAASASPAGKHDAFASQQTAGISSSDGKDQEKTGQPRSGPDRTGEGTETSARSCIERGGRSPLEGLPSGCMYTLFSCFDVSQVAELRLLSRTIKAAVDAPCSLRGCTSLTVTSRLAATARRGILGHHKQRVPSASLFWWRMLDRQPHLRRLVICRDALGFFEGSEQTDLPPSHALRFLLLLLRHSATLLDTVKITSPDLQCHRLVDWGVLTPQPTPSRARDEDEMRATEPERGERRSGPAAVDPGATPADGDETEEDVRETGDSSSGEASDKGEELEEGGRQAEGCGFSETSPFAFHHPFSAANEDANGTLMKDRHTAIPQALRGARSDSSLPSLFGDASSNSVSVPDWFCSGSNPPSPASRRFLSSLDAAPSRSPAPWVLPATAVGDFSACALPSSHSPVLSSPLSLPATTFPQLTSLSVSGCHAFFWLRLLSNCSFPSCRTFSLVCQCPRVHVSLALGTGEKVDLRHPLRLHEQSAASLQGASGEAELVKLLLSMPLLQFLRVETRLPVSRRVWRAVLGCTYTASNGEERRFPGLSYLTDLAIRDRSILHLADVVHEIANAPPQHVFPQPSDRSSSSEDAFALAGTEDSRAVSERASLVFPSGAAPRAGAPGMPRDVLGRRCRCRLKRLSCSPLGGDLGKIPSVALASLEVLMRAFPDCQFVLDNFAAGCVGPAGGGAHARERRPEEDVAKLLPRILGNVQHLHLNFDDPNNDIPLLADQALPEPRGAAPALLSSPPPVPLSASSLALAPHARRVSIDFLHFSPDTHRGLFRCRFGSLPPAQPASSAAPATLRERCPRGRRRCRWPSFCVEGLPEPESASGSPPCTPGPSERSSDEEADAAASPVDGRSPQRPCDPRSGVSAADSSPASRSVLAAPLGSPNQAAHAPGLTEKDWQLTIAERHVLQVLRSAAFPAFLLAPQRPPRFLGFAPSRERRRRRQRETRSGEERDARARSFLARRRRTQRRIDADLLHALCRDDVLRERIKGIELRLEELADSPRAAALVWALVDLQKKKERERRRCSRAHAWRLSEGAFDMEGTSLPASMEARGRNSSMDAPCGVALRSGNEGAETEECGARADEVENLEPPRLEILRLGNHRFGLDELPASALTERRSEGDASLACSGEGLGGRPGGAASLSSSLASPDPGNAAGAEGEKLAALLTELLSWYPELATVEVEVPPFLYDDEEDEAWREEPPQLRAVERLLKSLGFVRSGVETLGASMYEHVVIFERRAKT, from the coding sequence atggagagggaagacggctCACCTtcccggttctctctcgacgTGAAGACAGAGGCGTTGCGATgtcacagaaagagagaactggAGGCGGACCCGAGGCCCGGCCGCCAGCCGGGCTCGGCAGACGAGCCGGCGACAGAGCCGAAAggccttcctccctctccttgcCCGTCTCGCGTCAGCGcggacgagaagggcgagaaaaaaccgcGCCGTCTGCGTGAGGaacttctttcttcgccgcggctgcaggcgccggcgcccaggagagagggagtccgcgccgccagcgcgtctccagcaggAAAGCACGACGCGTTTGCGTCGCAACAGACAGCAGGGATTTCGTCTTCAGACGGAAAAGACCAAGAGAAAACCGGCCAACCGAGGAGCGGACCGGATCGAACGGGAGAGGGTACAGAGACATCCGCGCGAAGCTGCATAGAGCGAGGGGGGCGAAGCCCCCTCGAGGGTCTTCCTtccgggtgtatgtacactctGTTCTCCTGCTTCGACGTAAGTCAGGTAGCCGAACTGCGACTTCTCTCACGGACCATAAAGGCGGCGGTGGACGCGCCGTGCTCTCTGCGTGGCTGTACGTCCTTGACTGTGACGTCCAGACTCGCCGCCACGGCCCGGAGGGGAATCCTTGGTCATCACAAACAGCGCGTGCCGTCTGCTTCGTTGTTTTGGTGGAGGATGCTGGACCGGCAGCCGCATTTGCGGCGACTCGTTATTTGCCGGGACGCACTCGGCTTCTTTGAAGGTAGCGAACAAACCGATTTGCCTCCCTCGCATGCTCTCcggtttctgcttcttcttctccgtcatAGTGCTACGCTCCTCGACACAGTCAAGATCACTTCCCCGGATCTTCAGTGCCATCGCCTCGTCGACTGGGGTGTACTGACCCCTCAGCCGACCCCGTCTCGCGctcgagacgaagacgagatgCGCGCTACGGAGCCGGAGAGGGGGGAGCGACGATCAGGGCCGGCGGCTGTCGACCCTGGCGCGACTCCCGCCGACGGAGATGAAACCGAGGAAGACGTgcgggagacgggagacagcagcTCTGGAGAAGCATCagacaagggagaagagctTGAAGAGGGGGGACGGCAGGCAGAGGGATGCGGCTTTTCGGAGACATCCCCTTTTGCGTTTCACCATCCGTTTTCTGCTGCGAACGAAGACGCCAATGGTACTCTGATGAAAGACAGACATACGGCTATTCCGCAGGCGCTGCGCGGCGCACGATCGGattcttcgcttccgtccCTGTTCGGAGATGCATCGTCGAACAGTGTATCGGTGCCTGACTGGTTCTGCAGTGGATCGAATCCACCTTCCCCTGCGTCTAggcggtttctctcttccctcgacgccgcgccttcccgcAGCCCTGCTCCGTGGGTACTTCCTGCGACCGCTGTCGGCGACTtcagtgcatgcgcgttgCCGTCGTCTCATTCCCCggttctctcgtctcctctttctctgcctgcaaCGACGTTTCCCCAGTtgacttctctctcggtctccggATGCCACGCTTTCTTCTGGCTGCGGCTGTTGTCAAACTGTAGCTTCCCGTCGTGTCGCACCTTTTCGCTCGTTTGTCAGTGTCCCCGCGTGCACGTGTCTCTGGCTCTGGGTACTGGCGAAAAAGTCGATCTGCGCCATCCTCTCCGGCTGCACGAACAGAGCGCGGCGAGTCTCCAGGGGGCCTCAGGAGAAGCGGAATTGGTGAAGCTTCTTCTGTCTATGCCgcttctccagtttctccgTGTAGAAACTCGCCTTCCGGTGTCACGCCGGGTTTGGCGCGCCGTCttggggtgtacgtacaccgcgtcaaacggagaagagcggcggtTTCCAGGTTTGTCGTATCTAACGGACCTCGCCATCAGGGACCGCTCCATCCTTCACCTTGCGGACGTCGTCCACGAAATCGCGAACGCGCCTCCTCAGCACGTTTTCCCGCAACCTTCGGACAGATCGTCGTCTTCCGAGGACGCTTTCGCACTTGCAGGCACAGAAGATTCCCGAGCGGTTTCAGAGCGCGcgtccctcgttttcccgaGTGGCGCGGCTCCGCGGGCCGGAGCCCCTGGGATGCCCCGAGACGTTCTTGGTCGAAGATGCAGGTGTCGCCTAAAGAGGCTGTCCTGCAGCCCGCTTGGCGGCGACCTCGGAAAAATTCCGTCCGTTGCGTTGGCCAGTTTAGAGGTTCTGATGCGCGCGTTTCCTGACTGTCAGTTCGTCCTCGACAACTTCGCGGCCGGCTGCGTGGGCCCCGCTGGAGGAGGGGCACACgcacgggagagacgacCTGAAGAAGACGTCGCGAAACTTTTGCCGCGCATCCTGGGCAACGTCCAGCACCTCCACCTGAACTTTGACGATCCGAACAACGATATTCCTCTCCTGGCTGACCAGGCGCTTCCAGAGCCGCGgggcgccgcgccggctttgctttcctctccacctccgGTTCCCCTCTCAGCGTCTAGCCTGGCCCTGGCTCCGCATGCGCGGCGTGTCTCCATCGACTTTCTGCACTTTTCCCCTGACACACACCGAGGACTCTTCCGCTGCCGGTTCGGTTCGCTTCCGCCTGCTCagcccgcgtcttccgccgcgccggcgacgcttcGCGAGCGGTGCCCCCGAGGCCGCAGGCGCTGTCGCTGGCCGTCCTTCTGCGTCGAGGGTCTCCCGGAGCCGGAAAGCGCGTCGGGCTCGCCGCCGTGCACGCCTGGGCCTTCTGAGcggagcagcgacgaagaagcggacgccgcggcctcgcctgtAGACGGGCGGTCGCCGCAGAGGCCGTGCGATCCTCGTAGCGGCGTGTCTGCTGCGGACAGTAGCCCAGCCTCGCGTTCGGTCCTCGCGGCGCCGCTCGGTTCCCCCAACCAAGCCGCGCATGCCCCGGGACTCACAGAGAAGGACTGGCAGCTGACGATCGCAGAGCGCCACGTGTTGCAAGTTCTTCGGTCCGCTGCAttccccgcgtttctcttggCGCCTCAGCGGCCTCCGCGgtttctcggcttcgcgccgagccgcgagcggcgcaggcgacgccagagagagacccggagcggcgaagagcgagacgcgcgggccCGGAGCTTCCTCGCGAGACGTCGGCGGACGCAGCGGCGGATCGACGCCGACctgttgcatgcgctgtgCAGAGACGATGTGCTGCGCGAGAGGATCAAGGGGATCGAGCTCCGACTGGAAGAGCTGGCCGACTCGCCGCGAGCCGCCGCCCTCGTTTGGGCGCTCGTCGACCTtcaaaagaagaaggagagggaacggagacgctgctcgcgcgcgcatgcgtggCGCCTGAGCGAGGGGGCCTTCGATATGGAAGGAACGTCCCTTCCAGCCAGCATGGAAGCCCGCGGGCGAAATTCGTCGATGGATGCGCCCTGCGGAGTGGCTCTGCGGAGTGGCAACGAaggagcagagacggaagagtGCGGTGCACGGGCGGACGAAGTGGAAAATCTCGAGCCGCCGCGCCTCGAGATTCTGCGTCTGGGAAACCATCGATTCGGCCTCGACGAACTTCCCGCCTCCGCGCTCACTGAGCGCCGCTCCGAAGGGGACGCGTCGTTGGCGTGCAGCGGAGAGGGGCTAGGAGGCAGGCCTGGAGgagcggcttctctctccagctcccTGGCGTCGCCGGACCCGGGGAACGCAGCgggggcggaaggcgagaaactcGCTGCGCTGCTGACAGAGCTGTTGTCGTGGTATCCCGAACTGGCGACCGTCGAGGTCGAAGTGCCGCCCTTTCTGtacgacgacgaagaagacgaagcttGGCGGGAAGAACCGCCGCAGCTTCGAGCCGTGGAGCGGCTGTTGAAGTCGCTCGGCTTTGTGCGCTCGGGTGTAGAGACACTCGGTGCCAGCATGTACGAGCACGTCGTCATCTTCGAGCGACGCGCCAAGACgtga
- a CDS encoding putative PWWP domain-containing protein, whose product MDGGPGGLPPAGGYPPGFLGYGPPLPGTPEAMLHVHQQAAYWHAFSPLLTNPASGMPPYGAGSSALPLPFASAGAAFPYTAASVGMHAENKPEDAAFQTTGQASTAYACAASSASHAPAVSVEGSAAPSAISPAAPFSDNCLAEGSASQQSSAAAALPTASGTASCSSFLASSVRASSPTRHTTPATPSSLSVSPSLSSSAENPPIRTAAASGAAALSSPPSPSRRDVASKERASVKLPLASLPSLSLSDAQRTPAAGVSSFPQSPAEAPCDRPDAAPRSARAVECETAPSFAASPEPQDGTPHVGKSPGEKAKGPGGLRRVRVPQLRFRKKAANDVAFLKTFSKVFGKRGEPLVWCKRRGRPWWPGLLANPDDPHLVPPLPDHVRAKQPPIGKDGEIRLLFLCCGTWRYWWSSSKCLRDFREAYAAIAPRVRSLGFLPRLAVQHALEECDWRDNADWCPSKTLAETQTADEAGDEEEGWLTENACSSDSDEEDGVMDDSEWWSGRKIEPAERPGAKPCTTEAACSGLGGSRAEAATPQTAEGRERGPPSTEGHRGGDRAASPFFPLASASSPTGTALPAAPVQPAASVEAGLWSEGAGNRPAGREEEKRDRSRETVGREEPPLERDRKRARERETGPAPAPDAAVSAADRPCRSIRLGAARGLAPAPSGTARGGSQQASSSPVQAERALSSSGQVPSDVTSGSCSAPNGTGGPRAESRAGLLSTRSARALHPPFVSEEEVDSEKDVAPMHVDSEPLNPPREAAARELGDSRDASESLLGTSCSSTDPAPPARAPAPISSETPCSLPPSTSGSPFSMSLSGRRKGGSQKCCLAADAPTTSGPAAGFAASSAVAGSGGSPEGESLEAAPRPAGGASCAAAASAETGVESAPHVPLSWPDTIWHRLRRQAETARRKKGSDLPGPSGVSRPSVVPGPSVVPGPSGVSGSSVVPGPSGVSGSSGVCAPSGKTSLFLQSAQEAGTPLIPTYGAATGAFAPEKRAAASGAQPPHIRAAAAAGAAAAAMAAASAASAAAEKSQRREAARRLQASQASPRAGPAAGTGTGGGSGPETGSPDALTKAAPTAAAQVTGVWEQSERKGGEEAGGERMGRRGSERSAVGRSSGGSEGEEVARRRRRETRRGASTSRDNERSPRKGDSWRGGARGSKRSPSGSSTLPRQRLSRRRRLESRQEARSRREAKSHRRGSSRSRSSFSRHSDSRTSSSLSSSPSQFRRKSRRARDLSRARRLSRSASTDSREERRRRRGEHVGRRPFDSSWFEDRGPGRGGHLERWGSRGSDWKRAGRERREGSRAGSRDEMGSFSRSSSSGVSRKPRDSSVGKGGDWRRDEVERGRDCLWRGGRVGRHAWGSDSKSTPGSSCSSSLSAHSRGDSPAVGRRGHDSTHPSGRHGGPSVCGVRGREQGGRKRRADVSCERRSDGRERGASSERSPDSLSPSPGRQTRRDTKSGKETGAKACPHPEKGSPQPAPESLSASVPAVSSASTPLLEEGGGSSLQRRVAESPSRGAPNASSPVSGLPAALPASEETFPPTHAGPCGAASFSLCSTFRLCDGPAGSSPAALGSAPPQSGSASEPKASPEAGREPEEPTGPEPAERRHEGDGADADAPSPSRASAPINALAPPPSHLFASSAASPPPPLAARSGSYQRGEASESRAGKTPWLSPSEPADARGRRGRDTRGRRSGSRSPSSLSSSRSPSSRASSRERRKRKRRAHSRRRPTRRRGPRRSPSGSQTERSLRDCDETDETSRSSSEVRARGRDKARHRRRNSPRRGRRVSSEDLSGGSTQSPLHRRGLSDSQYLSFAARRVRVLHAQGRCLPCRFHWRRQGCRNGDGCKFCHDPSHDDLMLCRDAERGASSRSRSLGEREHGDAGENLRPGADDGVRGRGMRLFRRSFSGSRFAGRGERARGFDAGRLGSREKRPRRIGDSLERDRERCPAGSRTDGRERWTEGEGSQQSNLDEGDRREGATNSQTEERNAAATETLEACNGTAEALEGERGKGREMDNEHHPAATVPVDAFDIRLPRTHGENGEGEHSRACEGVIPDGQADVDSLVAGASDAAVSGGEVPG is encoded by the exons ATGGACGGTGGGCCGGGCGGCCTTCCGCCTGCGGGAGGCTATCCTCCAGGGTTCCTCGGTTACGGACCGCCGCTTCCTG GAACGCCAGAAGCGATGCTCCACGTTCATCAGCAGGCGGCATACTGgcacgccttctcgccgctcttgACGAATCCTGCATCTGGGATGCCCCCGTACGGTGCGGGGTCTTccgcccttcctcttcccttcgcttctgctGGAGCAGCTTTCCCGTACACGGCTGCTTCGGTGGGAATGCACGCAGAGAACAAACCAGAAGATGCCGCTTTCCAAACTACGGGACAGGCTTCGACTGCCTACGCTTGTGCCGCTTCGTCCGCTTCCCACGCCCCGGCGGTATCCGTGGAAGGGAGTGCAGCGCCGTCTGCCATCTCACCAGCTGCGCCGTTCTCCGACAATTGTCTGGCAGAAGGGAGCGCTTCTCAGCAGAGTTCAGCTGCCGCCGCTTTGCCGACGGCTTCTGGTACCGCTTCTTGTTcatcttttctcgcttcttccgtgCGGGCTTCTTCTCCGACCCGTCACACGACGCCTGCGactccgtcgtctctctcggtgtctccgtcgctttcttcgtcaGCCGAGAACCCGCCCATCCGGACGGCGGCCGCGTCCGGAGCCGCTGCactgtcttcgccgccttctccgagCAGGAGGGATGTCGCTTCGAAAGAACGTGCCTCGGTGAAActgccgctcgcttctcttccgtcgttgtctctctccgacgCTCAGCGCACCCCCGCTGCCGgggtttcctcctttccacAGTCTCCCGCCGAGGCACCATGCGATCGGCCAGACGCAGCTCCGCGCAGCGCTCGCGCTGTGGAGTGCGAAACCGCTCCGTCTTTTGCCGCCTCGCCGGAACCTCAAGACGGGACTCCACATGTCGGCAAATcgcctggagagaaggcaaaagggCCGGGAGGCCTGCGTCGCGTGAGAGTCCCGCAGCTCAGGTTCCGCAAGAAGGCTGCGAATGACGTGGCGTTTCTGAAAACGTTCTCGAAGGTCTTtggaaaaagaggcgaaccGCTCGTCTGGTGCAAAAGACGCGGTCGGCCGTGGTGGCCAGGCCTCCTCGCCAACCCTGATGACCCCCACCTCGTCCCTCCGCTCCCTGATCACGTTCGCGCAAAACAGCCTCCGATTggcaaagacggagagatTCGTCTTCTC ttcctcTGTTGCGGAACGTGGCGATACTGGTGGTCGAGCTCAAAGTGTCTCCGGGACTTCCGAGAGGCGTACGCCGCCATCGCGCCCCGAGTCCGCAGCCTAGGTTTTCTTCCCCGACTTGCCGTCCAGCACGCCCTGGAAGAGTGCGACTGGCGGGACAACGCCGACTGGTGTCCAAGCAAGACGCTCGCCGAGACCCAGACCGCGGACGAAgctggcgacgaggaagaagggtgGCTAACAGAGAACGCGTGCTCCTCAGATtcggacgaagaagacggagtgATGGACGACAGCGAATGGTGGTCAGGCAGGAAGATTGAACCTGCGGAGCGCCCTGGCGCCAAGCCGTGCACTACCGAGGCCGCCTGTTCCGGACTGGGCGGTTCgagggcggaggcggcgactcCCCAGACTGCCGAAGGCCGCGAGCGAGGACCGCCGTCGACAGAAGGTCACCGCGGAGGGGACAGGGCGGCTTCGCCGTTCTTTCCCCTGgcttcggcgtcttcgccaaCAGGGACTGCGCTTCCTGCGGCTCCCGTGCAGCCCGCAGCGAGTGTCGAGGCGGGCTTGTGGTCAGAAGGCGCCGGGAATCGGCCTGcgggccgagaagaagagaagagagacaggagccgcGAGACGGTCGGCAGGGAAGAGCCGCCTCTGGAGAGGGACCGGAAGAGGGCGCGGGAACGCGAGACTGGACCCGCGCCAGCCCCAGACGCCGCAGTCTCGGCTGCCGACCGTCCCTGTCGCTCGATCCGCTTAGGCGCAGCTCGAGGCCTTGCTCCAGCGCCCTCGGGGACAGCGAGGGGAGGCAGCCAGCAGGCTTCCAGTTCGCCTGTCCAGGCGGAGCGTGCTCTCAGCAGTTCTGGACAAGTGCCGAGCGATGTGACGTCCGGTTCCTGCAGTGCCCCGAACGGAACTGGCGGGCCGCGCGCCGAGTCGAGGGCGGGACTTCTGTCGACGCGTTCCGCGCGTGCCTTGCACCCGCCTTTCGTCTCGGAAGAGGAAGTtgacagcgagaaggatGTTGCGCCGATGCACGTGGATAGCGAACCCCTAAACCCCccgagagaggccgccgcTCGAGAGCTCGGCGACTCCCGCGACGCGTCCGAGAGTCTGCTGGGCACCTCGTGTTCGTCAACCGATCCTGCGCCTCCTGCGCGTGCGCCTGCGCCGATTTCCTCTGAGACTCCATGTTCTCTTCCCCCGTCGACCTCGGGTTCGCCCTTCTCCATGTCGCTGTCAGGACGCCGCAAGGGCGGCTCGCAGAAGTGCTGCCTTGCGGCGGACGCGCCGACGACGTCGGGCCCAGCCGCCGGTTTTGCCGCGTCGTCAGCTGTCGCAGGCTCTGGGGGCAGTCCTGAGGGCGAGTccctcgaggcggcgccgaggcctgcaggcggcgcctcgtgcgccgctgcggcctcAGCCGAAACCGGAGTCGAGTCTGCGCCGCACGTCCCGCTGTCGTGGCCCGACACGATATGGCACAGACTGCGGCGGCAggccgagacggcgcggcggaagaaaggcTCTGATCTCCCTGGGCCTTCCGGGGTTTCTCGGCCTTCCGTGGTTCCTGGGCCTTCCGTGGTTCCTGGGCCTTCCGGGGTTTCTGGGTCTTCCGTGGTTCCTGGGCCTTCCGGGGTTTCTGGGTCTTCCGGGGTCTGTGCGCCGAGTGGTAAGACCAGCCTGTTTCTCCAGAGCGCGCAGGAGGCGGGGACTCCTCTCATCCCGACCTACGGCGCAGCGACGGGCGCCTTTGCACCAGAGAAGCGCGCCGCAGCGAGCGGAGCGCAGCCCCCCCACATCcgagctgcagccgctgccggagcagcagccgccgcgaTGGCCGCCGCATCGGCTgcgtcggcggcggcggagaagagtCAGCGACGCGAAGCGGCTCGGAGACTCCAGGCCTCGCAGGCGTCGCCGAGGGCCGGGCCTGCGGCTGGGACAGGGACAGGCGGGGGGTCGGGGCCCGAGACCGGGAGCCCGGACGCGTTGACGAAGGCCGCTCCGACTGCAGCTGCGCAGGTGACTGGCGTGTGGgagcagagcgagaggaagggtggagaggaggcgggggGGGAGCGCATGGGACGGAGAGGGTCAGAGCGGTCGGCGGTCGGGCGAAGCTCGGgagggagcgaaggcgaagaagtcgctcgaagacggcgccgggagacgcgaagaggagcgagcACGAGCAGGGACAACGAGAGAAGCCCCCGGAAAGGGGACAGCTggcggggaggcgcgcgcgggtcGAAACGTTCTCCTTCTGGTTCCTCTACACTCCCTCggcagcgcctctcgcgcaggcgccgactGGAGAGCCGTCAGGAGGCGAGGTCGCGACGGGAGGCCAAGAGCCACCGCCGAGGgtcgtctcgctctcggtcTTCTTTTTCACGGCACTCGGACTCGCGaacgtcttcctcgctctcgtcctctccctctcagTTTCGAAGGAAGAGTCGACGGGCACGGGACCTCTCCCGTGCCCGTCGACTTTCCAGAAGCGCGTCGACGGActctcgagaagagaggcggagacgaagaggcgagcacGTCGGCAGGCGTCCTTTCGATTCGTCGTGGTTCGAGGACAGAGGCCCCGGGCGGGGAGGCCATCTGGAGAGGTGGGGCAGTCGTGGGTCGGACTGGAAAcgggcggggagagagaggagagagggaagccgAGCCGGTAGCAGGGACGAGATGGGAAGTTTCAGCCGGTCGTCTTCGAGCGGCGTCTCGAGGAAGCCGCGCGACTCCAGCGTCGGCAAAGGTGGcgactggagaagagacgaggtgGAACGCGGGCGTGACTGTCTCTGGCGAGGCGGTCGCGTCGGCAGGCATGCGTGGGGATCCGATTCCAAGTCGACGCCTGgttcttcctgttcgtcctcgctctcggcgcATTCGCGGGGAGACAGCCCAGCAGTCGGCAGACGAGGACACGACTCGACTCATCCCAGCGGCCGCCATGGTGGGCCGTCTGTCTGCGGTGTCCGCGGCagagaacaaggaggaagaaagaggcgagccgACGTCTCTTGTGAGAGGCGcagcgacggaagagaaaggggtGCGTCCTCGGAGCGATCGCCCgactcgctctcgccttctcccgggCGACAGACAAGAAGGGACACGAagagcggaaaggagactgGGGCGAAGGCGTGTCCACACCCGGAGAAAGGGTCTCCGCAGCCCGCCCCGGagtccctctctgcttctgtcCCTGCCGTGAGTTCAGCTTCAACACCTTTactcgaggaaggcggcggctcttctctgcaaCGCCGGGTTGCCGAGTCTCCCTCTCGAGGCGCTCCAAACGCatcgtcgcctgtctctggtcTTCCCGCCGCGTTGCCGGCAAGCGAAGAAACCTTCCCGCCGACGCATGCGGGGCCTTGTGGCGCCGCGTCCTTTTCGCTTTGCTCGacttttcgtctctgcgacGGCCCCGCAGGTTCTTCGCCCGCGGCGCTGGGCTCCGCTCCGCCTCAGAGCGGTTCAGCCTCCGAGCCCAAAGCGTCGCCGGAGGCCGGCAGGGAGCCCGAAGAGCCCACGGGGCCAGAGccggcggagaggagacacgagggggacggcgccgacgcagatgccccttcgccgtcgcgtgCGTCTGCTCCGATCAACGCCCTTGCACCACCGCCTTCTCACCTTTTCGCCTCGTCCGCCGCGAGTCCGCCTCCCCCGCTCGCTGCCCGATCTGGGTCTTAccagaggggcgaggcgagcgagagtcgcgcaggaaagacgccttggctgtctccttcggaacctgccgacgcgcgcggcaggcggggccgagacacgcgaggccGTCGTTCGGGCTCCAGGTCCCCGAGTTCGCTGAGCTCGAGTCGCAGCCCCTCGAGCAGAGCTTCGTCGCGAGAACGGCGGAAACGAAAGCGACGAGCTCACAGCAGGCGTCGCCCGACGAGGCGTCGAGGTCCCCGACGGTCGCCTTCGGGCTCGCAGACGGAGCGGAGTTTGCGGGATTGCGACGAGACCGACGAGACCAGCAGGTCGAGCTCGGAGGTGCGGGCCCGGGGGCGAGACAAGGCTCGCCACAGACGCAGAAACTCGCCGAGAAGGGGGCGGAGAGTGTCTTCTGAGGACTTGAGTGGCGGGTCCAcgcagtcgcctctccaCCGACGCGGCCTCTCGGATAGCCAGTACCTGTCCttcgcggcgcggcgcgttCGCGTCCTGCACGCGCAAGGCCGTTGCTTGCCTTGTCGGTTTCACTGGCGGCGTCAGGGGTGccggaacggagacggctGCAAGTTTTGCCACGATCCGTCTCACGACGACTTGATGCTGTGTCGAGACGCCGAGCGCGGCGCCAGCAGCCGCTCACGGTCGCTGGGTGAGCGCGAGCacggcgacgctggcgaAAATCTGCGACCCGGCGCAGACGACGGGGTCAGGGGGCGGGGCATGCGCCTCTTTCGACGCTCTTTCTCCGGTTCGCGGTTTGCAGGGCGGggcgaacgcgcgcgcgggtTCGACGCAGGACGCCTTGGctctcgagagaagaggccgagacgcATTGGAGACAgtctggagagagaccgcgagcGATGCCCGGCCGGCAGCCGAACTGACGGACGAGAAAGGTGGActgaaggcgagggaagccAGCAAAGCAACTTGGACGAGGGCGACCGCCGGGAAGGAGCGACGAATTCGCagacggaggaaaggaacgcgGCTGCCACGGAGACTCTCGAGGCGTGTAACGGCACCGCAGAGGCGCTGGAGGGAGAGCggggaaaagggcgagaaatGGACAATGAGCACCACCCGGCAGCGACAGTCCCTGTGGACGCGTTCGACATCCGACTTCCCAGGACGCacggcgagaacggcgaaggcgagcatTCGCGCGCCTGTGAAGGTGTGATACCGGATGGCCAGGCAGACGTCGACAGCCTCGTTGcaggcgcgagcgacgcggcCGTCTCAGGCGGGGAAGTGCCGGGATAG